The following are from one region of the Alkalimarinus sediminis genome:
- a CDS encoding META domain-containing protein, which translates to MKRILSVVTLSVLMSACASIEEESNSVTVKALQHHNWELTHIDGELISVPNKQQKPRLEIGEHFTANGMAGCNNFFGQAALNENGAFRIEKMGLTRKMCPEADMKIEQVMTEVLSSWSEITLTPKNMILKSPTHELTLKLRDWVN; encoded by the coding sequence ATGAAACGAATATTATCTGTGGTGACTTTGTCAGTACTGATGAGTGCCTGCGCTTCGATTGAAGAAGAAAGCAACTCTGTAACCGTAAAAGCGCTACAGCATCATAATTGGGAGCTGACCCATATAGATGGTGAGCTTATTTCAGTCCCAAACAAACAGCAAAAGCCACGTCTGGAAATCGGCGAGCACTTTACCGCAAACGGTATGGCGGGCTGTAATAACTTTTTTGGTCAGGCTGCCCTGAACGAAAACGGAGCGTTTCGCATTGAGAAAATGGGGTTAACCAGAAAAATGTGCCCTGAAGCAGACATGAAAATAGAGCAGGTGATGACAGAAGTATTGTCTTCGTGGAGCGAGATTACGTTAACCCCAAAAAACATGATCTTAAAAAGCCCCACCCACGAGCTTACGTTAAAGCTAAGGGATTGGGTAAATTAA
- a CDS encoding peroxiredoxin, whose protein sequence is MSVLVGKKAPDFTVPAVLADGQIVDNYTLSEAIKGKYGLVFFYPLDFTFVCPSELIALDHRIDAFKERNVEVIGVSIDSHFTHNAWRNTPVNEGGIGQVKYTLAADINHDICKAYDVESEGGVAFRGAFLIDLEGNVRSQIVNDLPLGRNMDELIRLVDALQFHEEHGEVCPAGWNKGDKGMDASPDGVAKYLSESADDL, encoded by the coding sequence ATGAGCGTACTTGTTGGTAAGAAAGCACCTGATTTTACAGTTCCTGCAGTATTGGCTGATGGCCAAATCGTTGACAACTATACTTTGAGCGAAGCAATTAAAGGTAAGTACGGTTTAGTTTTCTTCTACCCACTAGATTTTACTTTCGTTTGCCCATCTGAGTTGATCGCACTTGATCACCGTATTGACGCATTCAAAGAGCGTAACGTAGAAGTGATTGGTGTATCTATCGATTCTCACTTCACTCACAACGCATGGCGTAACACTCCTGTAAACGAAGGTGGTATTGGCCAAGTTAAATACACATTGGCTGCAGATATCAATCATGACATTTGTAAAGCGTACGATGTTGAGTCTGAAGGTGGTGTTGCATTCCGTGGCGCATTCCTAATCGATTTAGAAGGCAATGTTCGTTCACAAATCGTTAACGATCTTCCATTAGGTCGTAACATGGATGAACTAATCCGTTTGGTTGACGCACTACAATTCCACGAAGAGCATGGTGAAGTTTGTCCTGCTGGTTGGAATAAAGGCGACAAAGGTATGGATGCTTCTCCAGATGGCGTTGCTAAGTACTTGTCTGAAAGCGCTGACGATCTATAA
- the rnt gene encoding ribonuclease T, with protein sequence MSYRFRGFLPVVVDVETAGFNAKTDALLEIAAVIIGMDSNGDVYPKETISCNVEPFKGANIEKSALEFTGIDPKCPLRNAKPEEVAIEKIFKAIRHEVKAQDCNRAVLVGHNATFDHSFVFAAAERIEIKRNPFHPFSTFDTVTLAGLAYGQTVLAKACAAAGIEFNGKAAHSARYDTEKTAELFCKIVNRYKEAGAWPC encoded by the coding sequence ATGTCTTATCGATTTCGAGGTTTTCTGCCGGTTGTCGTTGATGTTGAAACGGCTGGTTTTAACGCAAAGACGGACGCGCTACTTGAGATAGCTGCCGTTATCATCGGCATGGACAGCAATGGAGACGTCTACCCTAAAGAAACCATTAGCTGCAATGTTGAGCCATTTAAAGGGGCTAACATAGAGAAGTCAGCATTAGAGTTTACTGGTATCGACCCTAAATGCCCACTTCGAAACGCCAAGCCCGAAGAGGTTGCAATTGAGAAAATATTTAAGGCCATCAGGCACGAAGTGAAAGCACAAGATTGTAATCGCGCCGTGTTAGTGGGCCATAATGCTACGTTTGATCACAGTTTCGTATTTGCTGCTGCAGAGCGCATTGAAATAAAACGCAACCCTTTCCACCCTTTTTCTACTTTCGACACGGTCACCTTAGCAGGTCTCGCTTATGGTCAAACAGTTTTAGCCAAAGCTTGCGCTGCCGCGGGGATCGAGTTCAATGGCAAAGCTGCTCACTCGGCCCGCTACGATACTGAGAAAACTGCTGAGCTTTTCTGCAAGATCGTAAATCGTTATAAAGAAGCTGGAGCATGGCCCTGCTAA
- a CDS encoding argininosuccinate synthase — protein MSKVNKVVLAYSGGLDTSVIVKWLMETYNCEVVTFTADLGQGEEVEPARAKAEALGVKQIYIEDLREEFVRDYVFPMFRANAIYEGEYLLGTSIARPLIARRLIEIANETDADAISHGATGKGNDQVRFELGGYALKPGVQVIAPWREWDLNSRESLLAYCDKHGIEVEKKKGKSPYSMDANLLHISYEGDILEDPWTEAEEEMWRWSVSPENAPDKPTYIELTYEKGDIVAIDGEHLKPHEVLLKLNEVGGANGIGRLDIVENRFVGMKSRGCYETPGGTIMLKGHRAIESLTLDRELAHLKDSLMPKYAELIYNGFWWSPEREALQGLIDDSQRYVNGKVRLKLYKGNVIVVGRQSENDSLFDEKIATFEEDQGAYDQKDAAGFIKLNALRLRIAAEKGRLL, from the coding sequence ATGTCTAAGGTTAATAAAGTCGTTCTGGCTTATTCCGGAGGTCTTGATACATCCGTTATCGTAAAGTGGCTGATGGAAACCTATAACTGTGAAGTAGTTACATTTACAGCAGATTTGGGGCAGGGCGAAGAAGTTGAACCTGCACGTGCTAAAGCAGAAGCCTTAGGCGTTAAACAAATATACATTGAAGATCTACGCGAAGAATTTGTGCGCGATTATGTGTTCCCGATGTTCCGGGCTAATGCAATTTATGAAGGCGAATATCTACTAGGTACGTCTATCGCGCGCCCGTTGATTGCTCGCCGATTAATAGAAATTGCAAATGAGACAGATGCAGATGCAATTTCTCATGGCGCTACCGGTAAAGGGAACGATCAAGTTCGATTTGAGCTAGGTGGTTATGCGCTCAAGCCTGGAGTTCAGGTTATTGCACCATGGAGAGAGTGGGATCTTAATTCACGGGAGTCTTTATTGGCTTACTGTGATAAACATGGTATTGAAGTTGAGAAGAAGAAAGGAAAATCTCCTTACTCGATGGATGCTAACTTGCTTCATATCTCATATGAAGGGGATATCCTGGAAGATCCTTGGACAGAAGCAGAAGAAGAGATGTGGCGTTGGAGTGTATCCCCTGAAAATGCACCAGATAAGCCGACTTATATCGAACTAACTTACGAGAAAGGCGATATTGTTGCGATTGATGGCGAACACCTAAAGCCTCATGAAGTTCTGCTCAAGTTAAACGAAGTAGGTGGTGCAAATGGTATTGGTCGTTTAGATATCGTTGAAAACCGTTTTGTTGGTATGAAGTCTCGTGGATGTTATGAAACTCCAGGGGGCACAATCATGCTAAAAGGACATAGAGCGATCGAATCTTTAACGCTTGATCGTGAGTTAGCGCATCTTAAAGATAGCTTGATGCCTAAGTATGCAGAGCTAATATATAATGGTTTCTGGTGGTCTCCTGAGCGTGAGGCTTTGCAAGGCCTGATAGATGACTCACAGAGATACGTAAATGGTAAAGTACGCTTGAAGCTATACAAGGGTAACGTTATCGTAGTAGGCCGCCAGTCTGAGAATGATTCATTGTTTGATGAGAAAATTGCAACATTCGAAGAAGACCAAGGCGCTTATGACCAAAAAGATGCAGCCGGTTTTATAAAGCTAAATGCTTTACGCTTGAGAATCGCGGCAGAAAAAGGTCGTCTGCTATAA
- the pyrC gene encoding dihydroorotase, which translates to MNKLTITRPDDWHLHLRDNEFLTQTVPASARYFGRAIIMPNLVPPVTTMDDAIAYQKRIVQATPASSRFEPLMTLYLTDNTTPDDIQNAVDSKVVVACKLYPAGATTNSDSGVTDINRIKPTLEKMAELGLPLLIHGEVTTDDIDIFDREKIFIETTLEPLVNSIPSLKIVLEHITTKQAVEFVTQAPSRVAATITPHHLAYNRNHMLVGGIRPHFYCLPILKRNEHQAALQQAATSGNPKFFLGTDSAPHAQDKKETACGCAGCYSAFAAIELYAETFEALDALDKLEGFASHFGPDFYGLPRNEDTITLVKSEWQAPESLEFGDTQVIPLRAGTTLNWKVA; encoded by the coding sequence ATGAATAAACTGACCATTACCCGTCCGGACGACTGGCACCTTCATCTACGAGACAATGAGTTTCTTACTCAAACTGTTCCTGCCTCTGCACGTTACTTTGGCAGAGCGATCATTATGCCAAACCTAGTGCCTCCGGTTACGACGATGGATGATGCTATTGCATACCAGAAACGAATCGTTCAAGCGACACCGGCATCTAGCCGCTTCGAACCATTGATGACGCTGTATTTGACTGACAACACAACGCCTGATGACATTCAGAATGCGGTTGATAGCAAAGTCGTGGTTGCCTGTAAGCTCTACCCTGCAGGTGCAACCACAAACTCAGATTCAGGCGTCACGGATATCAATAGAATCAAACCGACTTTAGAGAAGATGGCTGAGCTTGGGCTCCCCCTCTTGATTCACGGAGAAGTCACCACAGACGATATCGATATATTTGACCGTGAAAAAATATTCATAGAAACCACATTAGAGCCACTAGTCAACAGCATACCTTCGTTAAAAATCGTGCTAGAGCATATCACCACCAAACAAGCTGTTGAGTTTGTAACTCAAGCGCCAAGTCGTGTAGCTGCGACTATTACGCCACATCACTTAGCTTACAATCGAAACCACATGCTAGTAGGCGGTATTCGACCTCACTTCTATTGTTTGCCAATTCTAAAACGAAACGAGCATCAAGCTGCTTTGCAGCAGGCGGCAACAAGTGGCAACCCGAAATTTTTCCTTGGTACTGACTCTGCTCCACACGCCCAAGATAAGAAAGAAACTGCTTGTGGTTGTGCGGGTTGTTATTCTGCATTCGCCGCTATAGAGCTATATGCTGAAACGTTTGAAGCACTCGATGCACTCGATAAACTTGAAGGCTTCGCGAGCCACTTTGGCCCTGATTTTTACGGATTACCACGCAATGAAGATACCATCACACTCGTTAAGTCTGAATGGCAGGCGCCTGAGAGCCTTGAGTTTGGCGATACTCAAGTTATCCCGCTGCGCGCAGGCACAACACTTAACTGGAAGGTCGCGTAA
- the phbB gene encoding acetoacetyl-CoA reductase → MDNNDKKIALVTGGTGGIGTAICQRLAADGMRVIATYSRAEKKDQAEQWRAEQKELGFEMELVCVNVGDFSSCESAATDIASRVGDVDVIVNNAGITRDSVMKKMAVGQWDSVIETNLNSVFNITKQFLDGMISRQYGRVINISSINAQKGQFGQVNYSAAKAGMHGFTKALAQEVARKGITVNTISPGYIATSMIMAIEESVRDKIEAQIPIGRFGQPEEIARVVSFLAAEDAGFITGSNISANGGQHMF, encoded by the coding sequence ATGGATAATAATGATAAGAAAATTGCATTAGTAACAGGTGGTACGGGCGGTATAGGTACAGCTATTTGTCAGCGTCTTGCTGCAGATGGTATGCGTGTAATTGCCACTTACAGTAGAGCTGAAAAGAAAGATCAGGCCGAACAGTGGCGTGCTGAACAGAAAGAGCTAGGTTTTGAAATGGAGTTGGTTTGTGTGAATGTTGGCGACTTCAGTTCTTGTGAATCAGCCGCTACGGACATTGCCAGTCGAGTTGGAGATGTTGATGTAATCGTAAACAATGCGGGTATCACCAGAGACTCTGTTATGAAAAAGATGGCAGTAGGGCAGTGGGACTCAGTTATTGAAACCAATTTGAACAGCGTGTTTAACATTACTAAGCAGTTTCTTGATGGAATGATTAGTAGACAATATGGGCGAGTGATCAATATCTCTTCGATTAATGCGCAGAAAGGTCAATTTGGTCAGGTAAACTACTCAGCTGCAAAGGCTGGTATGCATGGCTTTACTAAAGCATTGGCTCAGGAAGTCGCTCGAAAAGGGATTACTGTTAATACGATATCGCCGGGTTATATTGCGACCAGTATGATTATGGCGATTGAAGAGAGTGTTAGGGATAAAATTGAAGCCCAGATTCCAATTGGTCGCTTTGGTCAACCCGAGGAAATAGCGCGTGTGGTATCGTTTTTAGCCGCAGAGGATGCAGGTTTCATTACAGGGTCGAATATATCTGCTAATGGCGGTCAACACATGTTTTAG
- a CDS encoding flagellar protein MotY, translated as MKMQAFCIIDNFNNGGFTVRNESSVHFEVWRVQAIILCKVLLLLAFLMPLNSSAKTYSADLTNSQWYLSASIFECSLTHPIPRYGKGVFYHEAGENLKFYLNANANPMKSGDAALVIEAPQWRPGNGVRNLGYVPVKDTAKPIVVERKNARTMMEGLMDGMTPTFTRRSWYNDESVRVRVSSVNFPSFYNDYLNCVASLLPVNFKQVERTKVLFKVDKAELTESDYEILEKVVIYVKADNTVTSIVIDGHTDSSGRRIYNRRLSKDRSEVVRAYFIANGIPEEMITTRYHGERYPVAKNNTKANKAKNRRTTVRLEKGTRMASNSNENATPEG; from the coding sequence ATGAAGATGCAAGCTTTTTGCATTATAGATAACTTTAACAATGGCGGTTTTACTGTGCGAAACGAAAGTTCGGTACATTTTGAGGTATGGCGGGTGCAAGCTATTATTTTGTGCAAGGTGCTATTGTTGCTCGCATTTCTAATGCCCTTAAATAGTTCAGCCAAAACTTATTCAGCAGATTTAACTAATAGTCAGTGGTATTTATCAGCTTCAATATTTGAATGTAGTTTAACGCATCCAATACCGCGTTATGGTAAGGGGGTTTTCTATCATGAGGCGGGTGAAAATCTAAAGTTCTATCTCAATGCCAATGCAAACCCTATGAAGAGTGGTGATGCGGCACTAGTCATTGAGGCACCTCAATGGCGACCAGGGAATGGCGTACGAAATTTGGGATATGTACCTGTAAAAGACACTGCAAAACCGATCGTCGTTGAGCGTAAAAATGCGCGCACAATGATGGAAGGATTGATGGATGGTATGACCCCTACATTTACCCGTAGATCTTGGTATAACGATGAGTCGGTGCGAGTGAGAGTTTCGTCTGTAAACTTTCCTAGCTTTTATAATGATTACCTAAACTGTGTTGCATCACTGCTACCCGTTAATTTTAAGCAGGTAGAGCGCACTAAAGTTCTCTTCAAAGTTGATAAGGCTGAGCTAACTGAGAGTGACTACGAAATACTCGAAAAAGTAGTGATTTATGTAAAAGCTGATAACACAGTTACATCCATTGTAATTGATGGCCATACCGATAGTAGTGGACGCCGAATTTATAACAGACGACTATCTAAAGATCGCTCAGAAGTGGTGCGAGCTTACTTTATTGCGAACGGCATACCTGAAGAGATGATTACCACACGTTATCACGGGGAACGCTACCCAGTAGCGAAAAACAACACCAAAGCAAACAAAGCAAAGAACAGGCGTACAACGGTTAGGTTAGAAAAGGGGACACGCATGGCCTCAAACTCTAACGAAAATGCCACTCCAGAAGGTTAA
- a CDS encoding insulinase family protein: protein MSIRKIVSAIIVIIGIVFAYPSAIAATQIVQSPNDDRQYKSITLTNKLKVLLISDKNTDKAAAALDVNIGSGSDPEGYEGLAHFLEHMLFLGTEKYPEAGSYQAYINRHGGNHNAYTSFDNTNYFFDIDADSLEPALDRFSQQFIAPTFTAKYVEREINAVHSEYSAKLKDDSRLYFSAFKETVNPEHPYHNFSVGNLTTLSSRDNINIRDVLIEFYKTHYSANQMKLVVMGKESISQLESWVTSKFSQIPNYNISAPQFDMPLFTDGSLPALLQVTPTMDKRTLSLVFPIPSTKKYYRSKPTYVLSNLIGHEGKGSLFASLKKQGLVESLSAGTGIDTGSEATFNISFRLTQNGLDQWQRVVEETFSYIKLIEREGIDKRYFDEQKRMLELAFVYSEKSEPIHYVSSLASTLKDVDTADILAANYLMEAYKPEIYNQILAHLNPNNVQISLMAKSVVTDKRTPWYEAPYSLTKVSSEIIESFESTNVPQGLKLPAANDFIPDNIETISGSLMSIPEPLEQSSGFTLWHLHDTSFGTPKSNVYINIKSPIANDTAKHAVLTSLLTSMVQDELNEYAYPAYLAGLNYDLYSHIRGISIKIGGYSDKQTLLLEKILKTTKTVEFKKDRFEIYKDRLVRSLENATKQKPYQQTTGEIRKLILKPQWTEQEKLDAIQTISIDDLNTFKSALLSEIEVVALSSGNISRAGSLNISNTVKSWLLSGDVERTQVNRGQVARLPMNQSFSMEIDIEHPDTGYTLYLQGKDESYQERARFLLLSQILSSPYYERIRTENQLGYIVFATNYNFLEVPAVAFIVQSPVATVFQLENETQRFLREYAESLSTMSHQEFNQHKTALLSRLFEKDNNLGEKSDRVWREIDRENISFDTREKLSEAIERLTAENFSQFYTSIIHSEGKKLLTFSSGKNTSKEQTEEDVKALSPYQPLEHNNQLWEIEKPFLY, encoded by the coding sequence ATGAGTATAAGAAAAATAGTCAGCGCCATTATTGTCATCATAGGTATCGTATTCGCTTATCCAAGCGCTATCGCAGCCACTCAAATTGTCCAAAGCCCAAATGATGATCGACAATATAAGAGCATCACGCTAACCAACAAACTCAAAGTCTTGCTCATATCAGATAAAAATACAGACAAAGCAGCCGCTGCCTTAGATGTCAATATTGGCAGTGGCTCTGATCCAGAAGGGTATGAAGGATTAGCTCATTTTCTTGAGCATATGTTATTTTTAGGCACCGAAAAATATCCCGAAGCAGGAAGCTATCAAGCATATATAAACCGTCATGGTGGCAATCATAATGCCTACACTTCGTTCGACAATACGAACTATTTTTTTGATATTGATGCTGATTCACTAGAGCCTGCCCTTGACCGATTTTCACAACAGTTTATTGCTCCCACTTTTACTGCAAAATATGTTGAACGGGAGATCAATGCCGTACACTCAGAGTACTCCGCAAAGCTAAAAGACGACTCAAGACTTTATTTTTCTGCGTTTAAAGAAACCGTAAACCCTGAACACCCTTACCACAATTTTTCAGTTGGCAACTTAACCACATTATCATCACGGGATAACATCAATATTAGAGATGTGCTGATTGAGTTTTATAAGACTCATTACTCTGCCAATCAAATGAAACTTGTGGTTATGGGGAAAGAGAGTATCAGTCAGCTTGAAAGTTGGGTAACCAGTAAGTTTTCACAAATACCTAACTACAATATAAGCGCACCTCAGTTTGATATGCCACTTTTTACAGACGGCTCACTGCCCGCTCTCCTTCAAGTTACTCCTACTATGGATAAACGCACTCTGTCGTTAGTCTTTCCAATCCCATCAACCAAAAAATACTATCGGAGCAAGCCAACATATGTACTTTCGAATCTTATTGGCCACGAAGGAAAAGGTAGTCTATTTGCTTCACTAAAAAAACAAGGCCTAGTTGAAAGTCTATCTGCCGGGACCGGAATAGATACAGGAAGTGAAGCAACCTTTAACATATCATTCCGACTCACTCAAAATGGTTTAGATCAATGGCAAAGAGTGGTCGAAGAGACGTTCAGTTACATTAAGCTTATTGAACGAGAAGGTATTGATAAACGCTATTTTGATGAGCAAAAGCGAATGCTAGAGCTAGCATTTGTATATAGTGAGAAAAGCGAACCGATACACTACGTCAGTAGCTTGGCATCAACACTTAAAGATGTTGATACAGCCGATATTCTAGCAGCAAACTATTTGATGGAGGCGTATAAGCCTGAGATCTACAATCAAATTCTAGCTCACCTAAACCCGAACAATGTTCAAATTTCATTAATGGCTAAGTCAGTTGTTACTGATAAGCGCACCCCCTGGTATGAAGCCCCCTACTCACTGACTAAAGTCTCATCAGAGATAATCGAGTCTTTTGAATCAACGAACGTGCCTCAAGGCTTAAAACTTCCGGCAGCGAATGATTTTATCCCTGATAATATAGAAACTATTTCAGGGTCATTAATGTCGATACCAGAGCCGTTAGAGCAGTCTTCGGGCTTCACTTTATGGCACCTACATGACACTTCATTCGGTACACCAAAGTCAAACGTCTATATAAACATTAAGTCTCCTATAGCAAATGACACTGCTAAACACGCAGTACTTACTTCGCTGCTCACATCAATGGTTCAAGATGAGCTTAATGAGTACGCCTACCCCGCCTATCTAGCGGGCTTAAATTATGACCTATATAGTCACATTCGAGGCATATCAATTAAGATTGGCGGATATAGCGACAAACAAACCTTACTGTTAGAGAAAATACTAAAAACCACCAAAACAGTTGAGTTTAAAAAAGATCGTTTTGAGATTTACAAAGACCGGTTAGTGCGATCTCTAGAGAACGCAACCAAGCAAAAGCCATATCAACAGACCACTGGAGAAATCAGAAAACTAATATTGAAGCCTCAATGGACCGAGCAGGAAAAACTTGATGCAATTCAAACTATCTCAATTGATGACCTAAATACATTTAAGTCTGCACTACTCAGTGAAATAGAGGTGGTTGCATTATCTTCAGGTAACATTAGCAGGGCTGGTTCGCTTAATATTTCAAACACCGTTAAGTCTTGGTTATTAAGTGGTGATGTAGAGCGCACTCAGGTCAATAGAGGTCAAGTTGCCCGCCTGCCCATGAATCAATCTTTCAGTATGGAAATAGATATTGAACACCCTGATACGGGTTATACACTTTATCTTCAAGGTAAGGATGAGTCCTACCAAGAGCGCGCTCGATTTTTATTGTTATCTCAAATACTGTCATCCCCCTATTACGAACGGATTCGCACGGAAAACCAGCTTGGCTACATAGTATTCGCTACAAACTATAACTTTCTAGAAGTACCGGCAGTTGCATTTATCGTTCAATCTCCCGTTGCAACGGTCTTCCAACTGGAAAATGAGACTCAGAGGTTTTTGCGAGAGTATGCTGAAAGCTTAAGCACCATGTCTCACCAAGAGTTTAACCAACATAAAACCGCGTTATTATCACGCCTATTTGAGAAAGATAATAATTTAGGAGAAAAGAGTGACCGCGTCTGGCGTGAAATAGATCGAGAAAATATTTCATTCGATACAAGAGAAAAGCTATCTGAAGCAATTGAGCGCTTAACCGCCGAGAACTTCAGCCAGTTTTACACGTCTATTATCCACTCTGAGGGCAAGAAACTTCTTACATTCAGCTCTGGCAAAAATACCTCAAAAGAGCAAACTGAAGAGGATGTCAAAGCGCTGAGCCCATACCAACCATTGGAACATAACAATCAATTATGGGAAATAGAAAAGCCGTTCCTTTACTGA
- the sbcB gene encoding exodeoxyribonuclease I, translating into MKVNWGKGAVQTILWHDYETFGADPQRDRPCQFAGIRTDTDLNIIGEPITLYCKPSDDMLPVPEACFITGITPQIANEYGVSEVEFISAIHDQMAQPGTCVAGYNSIRFDDEVTRNTLYRNFFDPYAREWQNGNSRWDVIDMVRLTYALRPEGINWPLKEDGTPSFRLEELTEANGIKHEAAHDAMSDVYATIAIAKLIKEKQPKLYDYVYNHKAKQQVATLLDVNSMKPVFHVSSKIPAAKGCCSLVAPITAHPTNSNGVIVYDLRSNPSILGSLSVQEIRDRIFTKASDLPEGVERIPLKTIHLNKCPIIAPATMLKSLDSKGLERLQLDGDTLRENLKVLRSIGGLREKLTEVFSQSEFEQHTDPDLMIYSGGFFSSKDKSTMERIRSASTIELAEDEFNFEDARLSEMLFRYKARNFRETLTSDEQEQWERYRYQRLTDKKLGGITFQEYFDRLVVLAQNANTTNAQLSIIEDLKYYGESIIPYL; encoded by the coding sequence ATGAAGGTCAATTGGGGAAAAGGGGCTGTGCAAACGATACTTTGGCATGATTACGAAACATTTGGTGCGGACCCGCAGAGAGATCGTCCTTGCCAGTTCGCTGGTATTAGAACCGATACTGATTTAAATATAATAGGTGAGCCAATCACTCTCTATTGTAAGCCATCAGATGATATGTTGCCGGTGCCAGAAGCCTGCTTTATTACTGGTATAACTCCTCAGATAGCAAACGAATATGGTGTTAGTGAAGTCGAATTTATCTCGGCTATCCATGATCAAATGGCGCAACCTGGGACCTGTGTGGCAGGTTATAACAGTATACGTTTTGACGATGAGGTAACACGGAATACGTTATATCGTAACTTCTTTGACCCCTATGCGAGAGAGTGGCAAAACGGTAACTCTCGTTGGGACGTTATTGATATGGTTAGGCTTACCTACGCATTGCGCCCAGAAGGGATCAACTGGCCATTAAAAGAAGATGGTACACCGAGTTTCAGGTTAGAAGAGCTTACAGAGGCTAACGGGATTAAGCATGAAGCTGCTCACGACGCAATGTCAGACGTGTACGCCACCATCGCTATAGCAAAGCTTATCAAAGAAAAGCAGCCTAAACTCTACGATTACGTATATAACCATAAGGCAAAGCAACAAGTAGCGACCCTACTTGATGTGAACTCGATGAAGCCTGTTTTTCATGTCTCTTCCAAGATTCCAGCAGCTAAAGGTTGTTGTTCGCTTGTTGCACCGATAACCGCTCACCCAACTAATAGTAACGGTGTTATTGTTTATGATTTAAGAAGTAACCCGTCAATATTGGGGTCGTTGTCAGTTCAGGAGATTAGAGATCGAATTTTTACTAAGGCTTCTGATCTGCCTGAGGGGGTTGAGAGAATCCCTTTAAAGACAATTCATTTAAATAAGTGTCCTATAATCGCGCCAGCAACAATGTTGAAGTCTCTGGACTCAAAAGGGTTAGAACGCTTACAGCTAGATGGTGATACTTTAAGAGAAAATCTAAAGGTACTTCGGTCTATTGGTGGATTACGAGAAAAACTCACAGAGGTATTCTCTCAATCAGAATTTGAGCAGCACACAGATCCAGACTTGATGATTTATAGCGGCGGTTTCTTTTCATCTAAAGACAAATCAACAATGGAGCGCATAAGGAGCGCCTCCACTATAGAGTTAGCAGAGGATGAATTTAACTTTGAAGATGCCCGGCTTTCGGAGATGCTATTCAGGTACAAAGCGCGAAATTTCCGGGAGACGCTGACCAGTGATGAGCAAGAACAGTGGGAGAGGTATCGTTATCAGCGCCTGACCGATAAAAAGCTTGGCGGTATCACTTTTCAGGAGTACTTTGATCGATTGGTTGTGTTGGCACAAAATGCCAACACAACAAACGCACAACTGTCGATTATTGAAGACCTAAAGTATTACGGGGAATCAATTATTCCATATCTTTAG